The following proteins are co-located in the Calditrichota bacterium genome:
- the nuoK gene encoding NADH-quinone oxidoreductase subunit NuoK codes for MNHLTTYLIISAILFILGLLAMMTRKNGVSVLMGVELILNAAGLNFVAFSRFNGGNLNGQAAALFIMIIAAAEAAVALAIFLNLYRLQATAEVDKASLMKG; via the coding sequence ATGAACCACCTCACCACATACCTGATCATCTCCGCCATTTTGTTCATACTGGGGCTGTTGGCGATGATGACCCGCAAGAACGGTGTCTCGGTCCTGATGGGTGTTGAATTGATCCTCAACGCGGCCGGGTTGAACTTCGTCGCCTTCAGCCGGTTCAACGGCGGCAACCTGAACGGGCAGGCGGCAGCACTGTTTATCATGATCATCGCTGCCGCTGAAGCCGCTGTTGCGCTCGCGATCTTCCTGAATCTCTATCGGCTCCAAGCCACAGCCGAAGTTGACAAAGCCTCGCTGATGAAGGGCTGA